Proteins from one Rhizobium sp. BT04 genomic window:
- a CDS encoding ABC transporter permease, with amino-acid sequence MLRYVLTRFAIWIPSVLVVMLAVYALAFYGAGDPIKLIFLRAPGDVAYNPQRIEAIRESAGLNKPFIVQFGLYIWNLLHGQFGNSLTSGRSVWAMVSAAAPVSFQLALCSIILTAVVAIPLGMIAALNQNSRIDYAILGSALFLWAIPAYVAGPLLMVGLIVLLPGASVPYGWGGIFDVRILLPLLVLSFQPIALIVRQTRAAVIEVLSEDFVRTARAKGVPEIIVALRHILRPVLTPVVTQLGLIMITIVNGAIFVELVFGLPGLGRLTVQALINSDYPVILAITLIGSFLVMVSNLLVDVLYPLLDPRANDSRRSR; translated from the coding sequence TTGCTGCGCTACGTGCTAACCCGATTTGCCATCTGGATTCCGTCCGTTCTGGTGGTGATGCTGGCCGTTTACGCGCTGGCCTTCTATGGCGCCGGTGATCCGATCAAGCTGATCTTCCTGCGCGCGCCGGGCGATGTCGCCTATAATCCGCAGCGCATCGAAGCCATTCGCGAAAGTGCCGGCCTCAACAAGCCCTTCATCGTCCAGTTCGGCCTTTACATCTGGAACCTGCTGCACGGCCAGTTCGGCAATTCGCTGACATCAGGCCGCTCCGTCTGGGCAATGGTCTCGGCTGCCGCACCCGTCTCCTTCCAGCTTGCCCTCTGTTCCATCATCCTGACCGCCGTCGTTGCGATCCCGCTCGGCATGATCGCCGCGCTCAACCAGAATTCGCGCATCGACTATGCCATTCTGGGCTCCGCACTCTTCCTCTGGGCGATCCCGGCCTATGTCGCCGGTCCACTGCTGATGGTCGGCCTCATCGTGCTGCTGCCGGGTGCGAGCGTGCCCTACGGCTGGGGCGGCATATTCGATGTCCGTATCCTGCTGCCGCTGCTTGTGCTTTCCTTCCAGCCGATCGCGCTGATCGTGCGTCAGACGCGTGCCGCCGTCATCGAGGTCCTGTCGGAGGATTTCGTCCGGACCGCCCGCGCCAAGGGTGTGCCCGAGATCATCGTGGCGCTCCGCCATATCCTGCGGCCGGTGCTGACTCCCGTGGTCACGCAGCTCGGCCTGATCATGATCACCATCGTCAACGGCGCGATCTTCGTCGAACTCGTCTTCGGCCTGCCGGGTCTCGGCCGGTTGACCGTGCAGGCGCTGATCAATTCCGATTATCCCGTCATTCTGGCGATCACACTGATCGGGTCGTTCCTGGTGATGGTGTCGAACCTCCTGGTGGATGTGCTCTATCCGCTGCTCGATCCGCGCGCCAATGATTCAAGAAGGAGCCGCTGA
- a CDS encoding ABC transporter permease has product MSAIPLSTLETVEEPVSLWRDAWYRLKRNRLAIFGLVVVVILAFTAIFGPYLTPYDYLSQDLNARNVLPSMSHLFGTDDLGRDVFSRVVFGTRTAFLVAVIVTVFAVLIGLVLGAVAGFFGNPFDRAIMWLTDVTMSVPNLLLVVVINASLKSPISKWMEARYLATLNPFYRETMWVDFILVFGSMALISWPPYARLVRAQVLSIRSRPYITAAQALGLSNWIIIKRYVIPNALGPLIVSVSAGLGTAMVLESAFSFLGVGVNPPTPSWGNMISDGLRVWQHYPHLLAAPAAVLGLASVAFSFLGDGLNDALNPRGSK; this is encoded by the coding sequence ATGTCCGCCATCCCTCTTTCCACCCTCGAAACCGTTGAAGAACCGGTCAGCCTGTGGCGCGACGCCTGGTATCGGCTGAAGCGCAATCGGCTCGCCATCTTCGGCCTCGTCGTCGTCGTGATCCTCGCCTTCACGGCGATCTTCGGGCCTTACCTCACGCCCTATGATTATCTGAGCCAGGATCTCAACGCCCGCAACGTCCTGCCGTCGATGAGCCACCTCTTCGGAACCGACGATCTCGGCCGCGACGTCTTCAGCCGTGTGGTCTTCGGCACGCGCACCGCTTTCCTCGTCGCCGTCATCGTCACCGTCTTTGCCGTGCTGATCGGTCTCGTGCTCGGTGCCGTCGCCGGTTTCTTCGGCAATCCGTTCGATCGGGCCATCATGTGGCTGACCGACGTGACGATGTCGGTTCCCAACCTGCTGCTCGTCGTCGTCATCAACGCCTCGCTGAAGTCGCCGATCAGCAAATGGATGGAGGCGCGTTACCTCGCGACCCTCAATCCCTTCTACCGCGAAACCATGTGGGTGGATTTCATCCTTGTCTTCGGCTCGATGGCGCTGATCTCCTGGCCGCCTTACGCCCGTCTCGTCCGCGCCCAGGTGCTGTCAATCCGCAGCCGGCCCTATATCACCGCGGCCCAGGCGCTCGGCCTGTCGAACTGGATCATCATCAAGCGTTATGTCATTCCGAATGCGCTGGGGCCGTTGATCGTCTCGGTCAGCGCCGGTCTCGGCACGGCGATGGTGCTGGAAAGCGCTTTCAGTTTCCTTGGCGTCGGGGTCAATCCGCCGACGCCGAGCTGGGGCAACATGATCTCGGACGGCCTGCGTGTCTGGCAGCATTATCCGCATCTTCTCGCCGCTCCGGCGGCCGTGCTTGGCCTTGCCTCGGTTGCCTTCAGCTTCCTTGGCGACGGTCTCAACGACGCGCTCAATCCGCGGGGCAGCAAATGA
- a CDS encoding HigA family addiction module antitoxin, producing the protein MPVYETTRPTTRCPSHPGALLEDIIPATGKTKVEISNLLGISRQQLYDILNEKKPVSPNVAARLGKLFGDGPAIWLRMQAAYDAWHAEREVDVSGIPTIRAA; encoded by the coding sequence ATGCCCGTATATGAAACGACGAGGCCGACGACGCGCTGCCCTTCCCATCCTGGAGCACTGCTTGAGGACATCATCCCCGCAACGGGAAAAACCAAGGTGGAAATCTCCAATCTGCTCGGAATCTCGCGTCAGCAACTCTACGATATTCTGAATGAGAAGAAGCCAGTGTCGCCCAATGTCGCTGCTCGGCTTGGGAAATTGTTCGGTGATGGTCCCGCAATATGGCTACGAATGCAGGCTGCCTATGATGCTTGGCACGCCGAACGGGAGGTGGACGTCTCCGGCATCCCGACGATCCGGGCAGCTTGA
- a CDS encoding type II toxin-antitoxin system RelE/ParE family toxin yields the protein MIKSFRNKALADLFETGKTAKIDAKLQKRILIRLDRLEQAEKPDDMNLPGFDFHGLKGHHPTRYTVHVNGPWCITFEFDGNDAARVDFEQYH from the coding sequence ATGATCAAGTCGTTCAGAAACAAAGCTCTGGCAGATCTTTTTGAGACAGGCAAAACTGCAAAGATCGATGCCAAGCTGCAAAAGCGCATTCTGATCCGGCTCGACCGCCTGGAACAGGCCGAAAAGCCTGATGACATGAACCTCCCGGGGTTCGACTTCCATGGCCTGAAGGGTCATCATCCCACCCGGTACACCGTTCATGTCAACGGACCCTGGTGCATTACATTCGAGTTCGACGGCAACGATGCCGCCCGCGTCGATTTCGAGCAATATCACTGA
- a CDS encoding four-carbon acid sugar kinase family protein → MTLKAAIIADDLTGALDTGTPFVAAGLSVAVAVDVEAAQQAFATGCDVVVVNTASRALGEREAAERVRSATKVFREVKPGVIMKKIDSRLKGNVAAESLALADALGLKNILVAPAIPDQERLTYRGCVVGRGVNKPLPIAKLFEGSADNVVVADAEDDTDLDRIVEGHDWLKTLAVGARGLGAALARWLGEAGRPVTEFAATQRTLFAFGSRDPITTAQMNRLEASGALRMVVDAPMGEIECGEGLALPALLRCNGDLAADAGLVASRFATGVKTVIDDTKPDMLMVGGGDTALAVFQALGVRVLTPKGEIEAGVPWFDVTAADGRHFRCAVKSGGFGRPDSLLKLVLRNQAA, encoded by the coding sequence ATGACGCTGAAAGCCGCCATCATTGCCGACGATCTGACGGGCGCGCTCGATACCGGCACGCCCTTCGTCGCGGCCGGCCTTTCCGTTGCGGTCGCCGTCGATGTCGAGGCGGCGCAGCAGGCCTTTGCCACCGGCTGCGATGTCGTCGTCGTCAACACTGCCTCGCGCGCGCTCGGCGAGCGTGAGGCCGCCGAAAGGGTCCGGTCAGCGACGAAGGTGTTTCGTGAGGTGAAGCCCGGCGTCATCATGAAGAAGATCGACTCCCGCCTGAAGGGCAATGTCGCGGCGGAAAGCCTGGCGCTCGCGGATGCGCTCGGCCTGAAGAATATTCTTGTGGCGCCTGCCATTCCCGATCAAGAGCGCCTGACTTACCGAGGCTGTGTCGTCGGACGTGGCGTCAACAAACCGCTGCCCATCGCCAAGTTGTTCGAGGGCAGCGCAGACAATGTTGTCGTTGCGGATGCTGAGGACGATACTGATCTCGACCGGATCGTCGAAGGTCATGACTGGCTGAAGACGCTTGCGGTCGGTGCGCGCGGCCTCGGCGCGGCGCTCGCCCGCTGGCTCGGCGAAGCGGGGCGGCCGGTGACGGAATTTGCGGCGACCCAGCGCACGCTGTTTGCCTTTGGCTCGCGCGATCCAATTACGACTGCCCAGATGAACCGGCTCGAAGCCTCGGGCGCCTTGCGTATGGTAGTGGACGCACCGATGGGCGAGATCGAATGCGGCGAGGGCCTGGCACTGCCGGCGCTGCTGCGCTGCAACGGCGATCTGGCGGCCGATGCGGGGCTTGTCGCCAGCCGCTTTGCGACAGGGGTCAAAACGGTGATCGACGACACCAAGCCCGATATGCTGATGGTTGGCGGCGGCGATACGGCGCTTGCCGTTTTTCAAGCGCTTGGTGTCAGGGTGCTGACGCCGAAGGGCGAGATCGAGGCCGGCGTTCCGTGGTTTGACGTCACGGCCGCCGACGGGCGGCATTTTCGGTGCGCCGTCAAGTCGGGGGGCTTCGGCAGACCCGATAGTTTGCTAAAACTGGTTCTTCGGAATCAGGCGGCATAG
- a CDS encoding DUF421 domain-containing protein: MDAVLRGLAIYFTLLVIIRLSGRRTLAQMTPFDLVIVLVISETTQQAMLGDDFSITNAVVLILTLFTTDIGLSYVKRWWPRAAHIVDGVPTVLVTDGVYDERALKGARLQKEDVMQAARSQEGIESVTEIKFAILEVSGNISIIKKQKSG; encoded by the coding sequence GTGGATGCGGTATTACGCGGACTGGCAATTTATTTCACGCTGCTCGTGATCATCCGTTTGTCGGGAAGACGGACACTGGCCCAGATGACGCCGTTCGATCTGGTCATCGTGCTGGTTATCTCCGAAACCACGCAGCAGGCGATGCTGGGCGATGACTTCTCGATCACCAACGCCGTCGTCTTGATCCTGACGCTGTTTACGACCGACATCGGCCTTTCCTACGTCAAGAGGTGGTGGCCTCGCGCGGCGCATATCGTCGATGGTGTTCCAACCGTTCTCGTGACGGATGGCGTCTACGACGAACGCGCGCTCAAAGGAGCCCGCCTGCAGAAGGAAGATGTCATGCAAGCAGCGCGAAGCCAGGAAGGCATCGAGAGCGTGACGGAGATCAAATTCGCAATCCTCGAAGTGAGCGGCAACATCAGCATCATTAAGAAGCAGAAATCCGGCTGA
- a CDS encoding dihydrodipicolinate synthase family protein yields the protein MSHHRITGVFSASATPLTAENTPDFALFTDHCRQLLAEGCHGVALLGTTGEANSFSGAERRAILEAALKAGIPADRLLPGTGVVAIPETVELTRHALSLGVTKVVMLPPFYYKGVSDDGLFAAYSQVLEKVADTRLQVILYHIPQVSGVPLSIPLIGRLIAAFPETVVGIKESAGDFNNMQAIIAAYPGFSVLAGADPLLLPLLKAGGAGCITATSNLVANSLRTVYDHVHDEAHAADVEAAQARINAYRTLSNSYVQIPTIKAMVGLKTGNPAWRRTRAPLMPLGDADYAALTESYAKLP from the coding sequence ATGAGCCATCACAGGATTACAGGCGTTTTTAGCGCATCTGCGACGCCGCTGACCGCCGAGAATACGCCGGATTTCGCCCTTTTCACCGATCATTGCCGGCAGCTGCTGGCCGAGGGATGCCATGGCGTGGCGCTGCTCGGCACGACGGGCGAGGCCAACTCCTTCTCCGGCGCTGAGCGCCGCGCCATTCTGGAAGCCGCACTGAAGGCCGGCATTCCTGCCGACAGACTTTTGCCGGGCACCGGCGTCGTCGCCATTCCCGAGACCGTCGAACTCACCCGGCACGCGCTGTCGCTTGGCGTCACCAAGGTGGTGATGCTGCCGCCCTTTTATTACAAGGGCGTCTCCGACGACGGCCTCTTTGCCGCCTATTCGCAGGTGCTGGAAAAGGTCGCCGACACCCGCTTGCAGGTCATCCTCTATCATATTCCACAGGTCTCAGGCGTTCCCCTATCCATTCCGCTGATCGGGCGGCTGATTGCGGCCTTCCCGGAAACGGTCGTCGGCATCAAGGAATCTGCCGGTGATTTCAATAACATGCAGGCGATCATCGCCGCGTATCCCGGTTTTTCGGTGCTGGCGGGCGCCGATCCGCTGCTACTGCCGCTGCTGAAGGCTGGCGGTGCCGGCTGCATCACCGCAACCTCCAATCTCGTGGCGAATTCGCTGCGCACCGTCTACGACCATGTCCATGACGAGGCGCACGCCGCCGATGTCGAGGCGGCGCAGGCCCGCATCAACGCCTACCGCACGCTATCCAATTCTTACGTCCAGATCCCGACCATCAAGGCGATGGTGGGGCTGAAGACCGGCAATCCCGCCTGGAGGCGCACGCGTGCGCCGCTGATGCCGCTCGGCGATGCCGATTATGCCGCACTCACCGAAAGCTATGCCAAGCTGCCTTGA
- a CDS encoding ABC transporter ATP-binding protein, producing the protein MMDTKSTNRLLDVRGLTVEIDGRNGPAVVVDGIDLHVDRGETLGVVGESGCGKSLTMLSLMRLLPNKIKVTRGSATFDGRDLQTMSNRELRKVRGGDIGFVFQDPMTSLNPVMRVGDQICEPLIYHRGMKKAEARRRAVELLRLVGIPGPEERLQAYPHELSGGMRQRVMIAIGLACNPKLLIADEPTTALDVTIQAQIVDLMKDLRAKLGMSVVWITHDLALIAGLVDRVAVLYAGTVVEDAPVDELYARPSHPYTRGLLSSIPKLSDPPASRLSSIGGTPPEPGRRPKGCPFAPRCPLAENICHEKVPQLEPLSGSSNHRAACFVVQRMQEAA; encoded by the coding sequence ATGATGGATACGAAAAGCACCAACCGCCTGCTCGATGTCAGGGGCCTCACCGTCGAAATCGATGGCCGCAACGGCCCCGCCGTGGTGGTCGACGGCATCGATCTGCATGTCGACAGAGGCGAGACCCTCGGCGTCGTCGGCGAATCCGGCTGCGGCAAGAGCCTGACGATGCTGAGCCTGATGCGGCTACTGCCAAACAAGATCAAGGTCACCAGGGGATCGGCGACGTTCGACGGCCGCGACCTGCAGACGATGTCGAATAGAGAGCTGCGCAAGGTGCGCGGCGGCGATATCGGCTTCGTCTTCCAGGATCCGATGACCTCGCTCAATCCGGTGATGCGCGTCGGCGACCAGATCTGCGAACCGCTGATCTATCACCGCGGAATGAAAAAGGCGGAGGCCCGCAGACGTGCCGTCGAGCTTCTGCGGCTGGTCGGCATTCCCGGCCCGGAAGAACGGCTGCAGGCCTATCCGCACGAACTTTCCGGCGGCATGCGCCAGCGCGTGATGATCGCAATCGGCCTTGCCTGCAATCCGAAGCTTTTGATTGCCGACGAGCCGACAACGGCGCTCGACGTCACCATTCAGGCCCAGATCGTCGATCTGATGAAGGATCTCAGGGCCAAGCTCGGCATGTCGGTCGTCTGGATCACCCACGACCTGGCGCTGATCGCCGGCCTCGTCGATCGCGTCGCCGTCCTTTATGCCGGCACGGTGGTCGAAGATGCGCCGGTCGACGAGCTCTATGCCCGCCCGAGCCATCCCTATACGCGCGGCCTGCTGTCATCGATCCCGAAGCTCTCGGACCCGCCGGCAAGCCGGCTGAGCTCGATCGGCGGCACGCCGCCGGAGCCCGGCCGCCGGCCGAAGGGATGCCCGTTTGCGCCACGCTGCCCGCTTGCCGAAAACATCTGCCACGAAAAGGTGCCGCAGCTCGAACCGCTGAGCGGCAGCAGCAATCACCGCGCCGCCTGTTTCGTCGTCCAGAGAATGCAGGAAGCCGCATGA
- a CDS encoding exo-alpha-sialidase, translating into MRFTGLPPEAVPALMTGATAPHPTIEGRTEAYLPSPCIQNHAANLAFLSDGTLTCVWFGGTMEGMGDISIYMSRLAPGSERWSEPEKMSDDPQKSEQNPLIFNAPDGKIWLLYTSQTSGNQDGSIVKCRISNDGGRSFGPVRILCGSPGTFVRQQIVVNGRGDWLLPIFRCVGLNGQRWSGDADTAAVLISRDGGASWQMHDVEDSIGAVHMNILPLGGDEMIAFYRNRFAENILSSRSSDGGETWSAPAPTDLPNNNSSIQATILNDGAIAMVYNHSNAGMSDARRQSLYDEIEGSDAGETAIVADNGRKAVWGVPRAPLSLAISRDGGKSFPHRVDLDTGDGFCLSNNSKDSLNREFSYPSAIQGSDGTLHIAYTYYRRAIKYIGLAPQSLP; encoded by the coding sequence ATGCGTTTTACCGGCCTGCCTCCGGAAGCCGTTCCGGCCCTGATGACCGGGGCCACCGCCCCTCACCCCACGATCGAGGGTCGTACGGAAGCCTATCTGCCCTCGCCCTGCATCCAGAACCATGCCGCCAATCTTGCCTTTCTGTCCGACGGCACGCTGACCTGCGTCTGGTTCGGCGGCACGATGGAGGGCATGGGCGACATCTCGATTTACATGTCGCGGCTGGCGCCCGGCTCCGAGCGCTGGTCCGAACCGGAAAAGATGAGCGACGATCCGCAGAAATCCGAGCAGAATCCTTTGATTTTCAATGCCCCTGACGGAAAGATCTGGCTCCTCTATACCTCTCAAACCTCGGGCAATCAGGACGGCTCCATTGTCAAATGCCGGATTTCAAATGATGGCGGCCGGAGCTTCGGCCCTGTCCGGATCCTCTGCGGCAGCCCCGGCACCTTCGTTCGCCAGCAGATCGTCGTCAACGGCAGGGGCGACTGGCTGCTTCCGATCTTCCGCTGTGTCGGCCTGAACGGCCAGCGCTGGAGCGGCGATGCCGACACGGCTGCCGTGCTGATATCACGTGACGGCGGTGCGAGCTGGCAGATGCACGATGTCGAGGACAGCATCGGCGCCGTGCACATGAACATCCTGCCGCTCGGCGGCGACGAGATGATCGCCTTCTACCGCAACCGGTTCGCCGAAAATATCCTGTCCAGCCGATCATCCGATGGCGGCGAGACCTGGAGCGCGCCCGCGCCCACCGACCTGCCGAACAACAACTCATCGATCCAGGCGACCATCCTCAATGATGGAGCGATCGCAATGGTTTACAACCATTCGAATGCCGGCATGTCGGATGCGCGGCGCCAGTCGCTCTATGACGAAATCGAGGGCAGCGACGCGGGAGAGACCGCCATTGTCGCCGATAACGGCCGCAAGGCGGTCTGGGGTGTTCCGCGTGCGCCGCTGAGCCTGGCGATATCGAGGGATGGCGGCAAGAGCTTTCCGCACCGCGTCGATCTCGATACCGGCGACGGCTTCTGCCTCAGCAACAATTCGAAGGATTCGCTGAACCGCGAATTCTCCTATCCCTCGGCGATCCAGGGCAGCGACGGCACGCTCCATATCGCCTACACCTACTACCGGCGCGCCATCAAATATATCGGCCTCGCCCCGCAATCGCTGCCGTGA
- a CDS encoding FadR/GntR family transcriptional regulator, with protein sequence MVEVNGESLNAEAGPPGKPERGKAVKLVDRVFDQLLERIRGGNYPPDSRLPGEHELASMLGVSRPIVRDALARLRDQGMVYARQGAGTFVSAHGSPTTQLAYSPVKTIADIQRCYEFRLTIEPAAAYFAAKRRNEQAIQKIASALADLREATSHQLHRTDADFIFHRAVTEAANNHYYTASIDALKAHIAVGMHLHGLSLLGPRQGLEQVYEEHNAIYKAIADGRPDDAQRLMKAHLEGSRDRLFEGRALDLSF encoded by the coding sequence GTGGTTGAAGTGAATGGCGAATCTTTGAACGCGGAAGCCGGCCCGCCGGGCAAGCCGGAACGCGGCAAGGCCGTCAAACTGGTCGATCGCGTCTTCGACCAATTGCTTGAGCGTATCCGCGGCGGAAACTATCCGCCGGATTCCCGTCTTCCCGGCGAACATGAACTTGCCTCGATGCTGGGTGTTTCCAGGCCCATCGTTCGCGATGCGCTGGCCCGCCTGCGCGATCAGGGCATGGTCTATGCCCGGCAGGGCGCCGGCACCTTCGTCAGCGCGCATGGGTCGCCGACGACGCAGCTTGCCTATTCGCCGGTCAAGACGATCGCCGACATTCAGCGCTGCTACGAATTTCGCCTGACCATTGAGCCGGCCGCCGCCTATTTCGCCGCCAAACGCCGCAACGAGCAGGCGATCCAGAAGATTGCCAGCGCGCTTGCCGATCTGCGCGAGGCGACCAGCCATCAGCTTCATCGCACCGACGCCGATTTCATCTTCCATCGCGCGGTGACCGAGGCTGCTAATAATCACTATTACACGGCCTCGATCGATGCGCTGAAAGCCCATATCGCCGTTGGTATGCATCTCCACGGCCTCTCGCTGCTTGGTCCCCGCCAGGGGCTGGAGCAGGTCTATGAAGAGCATAACGCCATCTACAAGGCGATCGCCGATGGCCGGCCTGACGACGCGCAAAGACTGATGAAGGCGCATCTCGAAGGTTCCCGCGATCGTCTGTTCGAAGGCAGGGCGCTCGACCTGTCCTTCTGA
- a CDS encoding ABC transporter ATP-binding protein: protein MGAQPLLKIENLVKHFHVKLGAFGERSATVYALDNVNLDIMEGETLSLVGESGCGKSTTGFTILNLYKATSGKVVYKGQDLATLDEKQMRPFRRDLQIVFQDPYSTLNPRMTVGEAIGEPILFHKLCTKAELKERVATLLTDVGLSTRFAQRYPHELSGGQRQRVVIARALACQPKFIVCDEAISALDVSIQAQIINLLLDLQEKYGLTYLFIAHDLAVVRHISTRVGVMYLGRLAELATREELFDNPLHPYTRALLSAVPETDPEHERTRQRQILQGDVPSPLNPPSGCRFHTRCPIAMDVCSKLIPAWKEATAGHLVACHAVNTGQVA, encoded by the coding sequence ATGGGTGCTCAACCGCTGCTCAAGATCGAAAACCTGGTTAAGCATTTCCACGTCAAGCTCGGCGCCTTCGGTGAGCGTTCGGCAACGGTCTATGCGCTCGACAATGTCAATCTCGACATCATGGAAGGCGAGACGCTGAGCCTCGTCGGCGAATCCGGCTGCGGCAAGTCGACGACCGGTTTCACCATTCTCAACCTCTACAAGGCGACCAGCGGCAAGGTCGTCTACAAGGGCCAGGATCTGGCGACGCTCGACGAAAAACAGATGCGGCCCTTCCGCCGCGACCTGCAGATCGTCTTCCAGGATCCGTATTCGACACTCAATCCGCGCATGACGGTGGGCGAGGCGATCGGCGAGCCGATCCTCTTCCACAAGCTCTGCACCAAGGCGGAACTGAAGGAGAGGGTGGCGACGCTGCTCACCGATGTCGGCCTGTCCACGCGGTTTGCCCAGCGTTACCCGCACGAGCTGTCCGGCGGCCAGCGCCAGCGCGTCGTCATCGCCCGCGCGCTCGCCTGCCAGCCGAAATTCATCGTCTGCGACGAGGCGATTTCGGCGCTCGACGTGTCGATCCAGGCACAGATCATCAACCTGCTGCTCGATCTGCAGGAAAAATACGGGCTGACCTATCTGTTCATCGCCCATGATCTCGCGGTCGTGCGCCATATCAGCACCCGTGTCGGCGTCATGTATCTCGGGCGGCTCGCCGAACTTGCCACCCGCGAAGAACTCTTCGACAATCCGCTGCACCCCTATACCAGGGCGCTGCTGTCGGCGGTTCCGGAGACCGATCCGGAGCATGAGCGCACTCGCCAGCGCCAGATCCTACAAGGCGACGTGCCGAGCCCGCTGAACCCGCCGTCGGGCTGCCGTTTCCACACGCGTTGCCCGATCGCCATGGATGTATGCAGCAAGCTCATTCCCGCTTGGAAGGAGGCCACGGCCGGCCATCTCGTCGCCTGCCACGCCGTCAATACCGGACAGGTTGCATGA
- a CDS encoding ABC transporter substrate-binding protein translates to MSDQSDKTNISRRNALKLGLAAGVGLTVFGMNARIVMADEGQVLKVANPAFDQDWSPLRGGGRTFRWNSIWWASPMYFDSQGNIKPYVFTSWESADNTVWTFKLDPKAVFSDGSKITSADVKGSWEVSSMPNTKNQRADQVLSRVKGYAEIAAGSGKELTGVATPDEGTVVVTLGAADPIFFMRLANHIAPITKASQSRGSDGEEIIDWYKPDSKPVFSGPFKLTSIDIDAGKLSFEPNENFFGPKPKLARIDITSIEDNVTATSLIKSGEFNAHTELVTSTIIQDLGPEFSAGPLIPTSQHFWFNISRAPMDDPKVRQALIMAVDRDGLFKASYPDGPHKKADQILNSVPGAENSGFEPYPYDPAAAKKLLAESTYGGPERLPKILFVGISAPAIQAAAQFIAEQWRQNLGITAVDMKPQQDSYAGPDQNSVQIFRDDVGTRVPDAVSYLAGSIASTSSNAQNKLGGYKNDKVDSALAEATTKAADDPQRITLAQEAQKAFREDWAFIPWYSQAMSRWATKEVKGLEKNLDWQVVEPWNISIG, encoded by the coding sequence ATGTCTGATCAATCGGATAAAACCAACATATCACGTCGTAACGCGCTGAAGCTCGGCCTTGCAGCCGGCGTCGGCCTGACCGTATTCGGGATGAATGCCCGCATCGTTATGGCCGATGAAGGCCAGGTCCTGAAGGTCGCAAATCCGGCCTTCGACCAGGACTGGTCACCGCTGCGCGGCGGCGGCAGGACGTTCCGCTGGAATTCGATCTGGTGGGCATCGCCGATGTATTTCGACAGCCAAGGCAATATCAAGCCCTACGTCTTCACCAGCTGGGAATCGGCCGACAACACCGTTTGGACCTTCAAGCTCGACCCGAAGGCCGTCTTTTCCGACGGCAGCAAGATCACCTCGGCGGATGTCAAAGGATCGTGGGAAGTGTCCTCGATGCCCAACACCAAGAACCAGCGCGCCGACCAGGTGCTGAGCAGGGTCAAGGGTTACGCCGAAATCGCCGCCGGCTCCGGCAAGGAGTTGACTGGTGTCGCGACACCCGACGAGGGGACGGTCGTGGTGACGCTTGGTGCCGCAGACCCGATCTTCTTCATGCGCCTGGCAAACCACATCGCGCCGATCACCAAGGCATCTCAGTCGCGCGGCAGCGACGGTGAGGAGATCATCGATTGGTATAAGCCCGACAGCAAGCCGGTCTTTTCCGGCCCATTCAAGCTGACGAGCATCGACATCGACGCCGGCAAACTCTCTTTCGAGCCGAATGAGAACTTCTTCGGACCGAAGCCGAAGCTTGCGCGCATTGATATCACCTCGATCGAGGACAATGTCACGGCAACGTCGCTGATCAAATCGGGTGAGTTCAATGCCCACACAGAACTTGTCACCTCGACCATCATCCAGGATCTTGGTCCGGAATTCTCGGCCGGCCCGCTGATCCCGACCAGTCAGCATTTCTGGTTCAACATCTCCCGCGCGCCGATGGACGATCCGAAGGTCCGCCAGGCGCTGATCATGGCCGTCGATCGAGACGGCCTCTTCAAGGCGTCCTATCCCGATGGGCCGCACAAGAAAGCCGACCAGATCCTCAACTCGGTTCCGGGTGCGGAGAATTCCGGTTTCGAGCCTTATCCCTATGATCCGGCGGCTGCTAAGAAACTGCTTGCGGAATCGACCTACGGCGGTCCGGAGCGCCTGCCGAAGATCCTGTTCGTCGGCATCTCGGCGCCGGCCATTCAGGCCGCCGCCCAGTTCATCGCCGAGCAGTGGCGTCAGAATCTCGGGATCACCGCCGTCGATATGAAGCCGCAGCAGGATTCCTATGCGGGTCCGGATCAGAACTCGGTCCAGATCTTCCGCGATGACGTCGGCACCCGCGTACCGGATGCCGTCTCCTATCTGGCAGGCAGCATCGCCTCGACCTCGTCGAACGCGCAAAACAAGCTCGGCGGATACAAGAACGACAAGGTCGACAGTGCCCTTGCCGAAGCCACGACCAAGGCTGCGGATGATCCGCAGCGTATCACTCTCGCCCAGGAAGCGCAGAAGGCGTTCCGCGAGGATTGGGCCTTCATTCCATGGTATTCTCAGGCGATGTCGCGCTGGGCCACCAAAGAGGTCAAGGGCCTGGAAAAGAACCTTGACTGGCAGGTCGTCGAACCCTGGAACATTTCCATCGGTTGA